The following coding sequences lie in one Flavobacterium cyclinae genomic window:
- a CDS encoding SusC/RagA family TonB-linked outer membrane protein, with protein MRSKFKWIFTLLVAFTMQFSFAQEKTVTGVVSDELGPIAGANVVVEGTTRGTTTDFDGNYTIKVKNGEVLVFSYTGKKNAKVTITAANSYNITLKDDVVQGIDVVVTAYGVQKKESITGSIAEVKAAEIENVASSNVIQGMVGKVAGVQVINNNGMPGDPPVVRFRGIGSINASSAPLYVVDGVPFNGDIASISNFDIESISFLKDASAAALYGNRGANGVIIVTTKKGKKGKSKVMFDSKVGFSSRAVKEYDILTSQREYYETYFSALKTTLMFGPTNYDATTAANVASQELITGSQGLAYNAYNVADNALINPATGQLNPGAALLYDENYSDYLFGDGLFTQSVFNISGSDDNLTHFFSMGYEKNEGYVVNSGLEKITSRLKLDANILDGKIKFGGNFSYSHLFQDYLDGYTGGSTYSSPFFWTRTTAPIYPVYLYDTAGNPIFNSSGVHMFDDGTGFGAAPVRPFGSLQNPYATAINDVKKYQTDNLFVSGYVDINLYDGLNFVYTATGDLFNQNDRSLDTPLYGDAVNAGGRVSYSNNRTMSFTQQQLLKYNKDFGKHGFDLLLGHETLDRRTDYVYAERSKLLLPDSPYVNQAGVLQAGNAGGSSYALEGYFSRLNYDFDNKYYINASIRRDGSSRFHPDNRWGTFYGLGAAWRVSQEKFMSNISWLNEFKLKASYGEQGNDNLGLELPYLDQYTVSVTTDTSLPVSFNLTQLGNRNITWEKKANFNAGFDLSLFDRRLNIEAEYFKNEVNDMLFNRPLPPSSGFSSIPDNVGSMQNVGFEVSLDAELIRKKDFSFGVNFNTTHYKNEITKLPENGQENNRIVSGVYLREEGGSVYDFYMREFAGVNPLTGAALFWMDDATTGERVLTENYNQATQYKIGKSAIPDFYGGFGFNTNYKGFDMTVNFAYQFGGYGYDSIYMGSMSPSRGENFHSDYSKTWTVDNMNASLPRVEIGDPQNFYSTSSLGLVKSDYLSIQNISLGYTFNNDLTSKLGLSSLRVYSLIDNVHLWSKRQGYDPRLSLTGGSDNKYSLLRTVSFGMNVQF; from the coding sequence ATGAGATCGAAGTTCAAATGGATTTTTACGCTTTTAGTAGCGTTTACAATGCAGTTTTCGTTCGCGCAAGAGAAAACTGTTACAGGTGTAGTTTCTGACGAACTAGGCCCAATTGCAGGTGCTAACGTTGTTGTTGAAGGAACAACTCGTGGTACTACAACAGATTTTGATGGTAATTATACTATCAAAGTTAAAAATGGTGAAGTTTTAGTATTCTCTTACACGGGTAAGAAAAATGCAAAAGTAACTATCACTGCTGCTAATTCCTACAATATAACATTGAAAGATGATGTTGTTCAGGGTATCGATGTTGTTGTGACGGCTTACGGTGTTCAGAAAAAAGAATCTATTACGGGTTCTATTGCTGAAGTTAAAGCTGCTGAAATTGAAAATGTTGCTTCAAGTAATGTTATTCAAGGTATGGTTGGTAAGGTAGCAGGGGTTCAAGTAATTAATAATAATGGTATGCCAGGTGATCCTCCTGTTGTTAGATTTAGAGGTATTGGATCTATTAATGCTTCATCTGCTCCATTATATGTTGTAGATGGTGTTCCTTTTAATGGGGATATAGCTTCTATTAGTAATTTTGATATTGAATCTATTTCGTTCTTAAAAGATGCTTCTGCAGCTGCTTTATATGGTAACAGAGGTGCAAATGGTGTTATCATTGTTACTACTAAGAAAGGTAAAAAAGGAAAGTCTAAAGTTATGTTTGACTCTAAAGTAGGTTTTTCTTCTAGAGCTGTTAAGGAATATGATATCTTAACAAGTCAAAGAGAATATTATGAAACTTATTTTTCTGCTTTGAAAACAACATTAATGTTTGGTCCTACTAACTATGATGCTACAACTGCGGCTAACGTTGCTTCTCAGGAATTAATTACTGGTTCTCAAGGTTTGGCTTACAATGCATATAATGTTGCTGATAATGCTTTGATTAACCCTGCTACAGGTCAATTAAATCCTGGTGCTGCATTATTGTATGATGAGAATTATTCTGATTATTTGTTTGGAGATGGTTTGTTTACTCAGTCGGTCTTTAATATATCTGGTTCAGATGATAATCTAACTCACTTTTTCTCTATGGGTTATGAGAAAAATGAAGGTTATGTAGTTAATTCTGGATTAGAAAAAATTACTTCAAGATTGAAGTTAGATGCTAATATTTTAGATGGAAAAATTAAATTTGGTGGAAACTTTAGTTATTCTCACTTGTTCCAAGATTATTTAGACGGATATACGGGTGGAAGTACTTATAGTAGCCCTTTCTTTTGGACGAGAACTACCGCTCCTATTTATCCGGTTTATTTGTATGATACAGCGGGTAATCCAATTTTTAATTCATCTGGAGTTCATATGTTTGACGATGGTACTGGTTTTGGTGCAGCTCCTGTAAGACCATTTGGTTCATTACAGAATCCTTATGCTACAGCTATTAATGATGTTAAAAAATATCAAACAGATAACTTATTTGTTAGTGGTTATGTAGATATTAATTTGTATGATGGATTAAATTTTGTTTATACTGCTACTGGTGATTTATTTAATCAAAATGATAGAAGTTTAGATACTCCATTATATGGTGATGCTGTTAATGCTGGAGGTAGAGTTAGCTATTCTAACAATAGAACAATGTCCTTTACTCAACAACAATTATTAAAATATAACAAAGATTTTGGTAAACATGGATTTGATTTGTTATTAGGTCATGAAACATTAGATAGAAGAACTGATTATGTTTATGCTGAAAGATCAAAGTTATTACTTCCAGATAGTCCTTATGTTAATCAAGCTGGTGTATTACAAGCTGGTAATGCAGGTGGTTCAAGTTATGCTTTAGAAGGATATTTTTCTAGATTGAATTATGATTTTGATAATAAGTACTATATTAATGCTAGTATTAGACGAGATGGTTCTTCAAGATTTCATCCAGATAATAGATGGGGAACTTTCTATGGTTTAGGTGCTGCTTGGAGAGTTTCACAAGAGAAGTTTATGTCTAATATTTCTTGGTTGAATGAATTTAAATTAAAGGCTAGTTATGGAGAGCAAGGTAATGATAATTTAGGTTTAGAATTACCTTATTTAGATCAATATACAGTTTCTGTAACTACTGATACAAGTTTACCTGTAAGTTTTAATCTTACGCAATTAGGTAATAGAAATATTACTTGGGAGAAAAAAGCAAATTTTAATGCAGGATTTGATTTAAGTTTATTTGATAGAAGACTTAACATAGAAGCTGAGTATTTTAAAAATGAGGTAAATGATATGTTATTTAATAGACCATTACCTCCTTCTTCAGGTTTCTCTTCTATTCCTGACAATGTTGGTTCAATGCAAAATGTTGGTTTTGAAGTGTCTCTTGATGCTGAATTGATTAGAAAAAAAGATTTTAGTTTCGGAGTGAATTTCAATACAACACATTATAAAAATGAGATTACAAAGCTACCTGAGAATGGACAAGAGAATAATCGAATTGTTTCTGGTGTTTATTTAAGAGAAGAAGGAGGTAGTGTTTATGATTTTTATATGAGAGAATTTGCTGGTGTTAATCCTTTAACAGGTGCTGCTTTATTTTGGATGGATGATGCAACTACAGGTGAGAGAGTTTTAACAGAAAATTATAATCAAGCAACTCAATACAAAATTGGTAAAAGTGCTATTCCTGATTTTTATGGAGGTTTTGGATTTAACACAAACTACAAAGGTTTTGATATGACTGTAAATTTTGCTTATCAATTTGGTGGTTATGGTTACGATTCAATTTATATGGGTTCTATGTCTCCTAGTAGAGGTGAAAACTTCCACAGTGATTATTCAAAAACTTGGACTGTAGACAATATGAATGCTTCATTGCCACGTGTTGAAATTGGAGATCCTCAAAACTTTTATTCAACTTCTTCATTAGGTTTAGTTAAGTCGGATTATTTAAGTATTCAAAATATTTCATTAGGTTATACATTTAATAATGATTTAACTTCAAAACTTGGGTTGTCTTCTTTAAGAGTTTACAGCTTAATAGATAATGTGCATTTGTGGTCAAAAAGACAAGGTTATGATCCTAGATTAAGTTTAACTGGTGGATCTGATAATAAATATTCGTTGTTACGTACAGTTTCATTTGGTATGAATGTTCAATTTTAA
- a CDS encoding ribonuclease HII, with the protein MLTKSYSNLILECGTDEAGRGCLAGPVTAAAILLPENFHLNLLNDSKQLSEKIREKLKPEIESLAISFAVTHIYPNEIDEINILNASMKAMQECVLKLNPTPEYIIVDGNRPLNGKLGTKQKTGKIFTKEEIELLKSIPNTSIIKGDSKYVSIAAASILAKTYRDEYMDKIHEEFPMYNWKKNKGYPTKDHREAIKKYGPCKYHRMSFRLLPDQLELEF; encoded by the coding sequence ATGTTAACAAAAAGTTACAGTAATTTAATATTAGAATGCGGCACCGATGAAGCAGGTAGAGGATGCCTAGCCGGCCCAGTAACTGCCGCAGCTATTTTGCTTCCTGAAAATTTTCATTTAAACTTACTTAATGACTCTAAACAATTATCAGAAAAAATTAGAGAAAAATTAAAACCCGAAATAGAATCATTAGCCATTTCTTTTGCAGTTACCCATATTTATCCAAATGAAATAGACGAAATTAACATCTTAAATGCATCTATGAAGGCTATGCAAGAATGTGTATTAAAATTAAATCCAACACCTGAATACATTATTGTAGACGGAAATCGGCCATTAAATGGTAAATTGGGAACAAAACAGAAAACAGGCAAAATTTTTACTAAGGAAGAAATTGAACTTTTAAAATCCATTCCGAACACAAGTATTATTAAAGGTGATAGCAAATATGTAAGTATTGCAGCCGCTTCTATTTTAGCCAAAACTTACCGTGACGAATACATGGATAAAATTCACGAAGAATTTCCGATGTATAATTGGAAAAAAAACAAAGGTTACCCAACAAAAGACCACAGAGAGGCTATAAAAAAATATGGCCCGTGCAAATATCATCGAATGAGTTTTCGATTGTTGCCTGATCAACTGGAATTGGAATTTTGA
- a CDS encoding RagB/SusD family nutrient uptake outer membrane protein, whose translation MKRIKILLILSLSLSLFSCSDDFLGKDSRDNVSGDQIIDLANSSPEAAFTITSGMESGNNIFVNDFNTAGNGNIHDDFGYMAINLGLDLMSNDMVQYQSHWFVNYYNYTARNEISIRTDMVWKFYYKVIYNMNSILKFLPENINNDELRYLKARCLAMRGLSYFNLVRLYANGEVGIPMYTETVLDASRVPTSTIVALIEDDLTTAHQLIDGYSRPTKVNIDKNVVAGFLARYYLEYGDYSQAATYAAEARSGYLPMNNLFDGFNKISNSEWMWGADINTNTSTYYASYFSHVGNLNAGYAGLLGIYKNIDKRLYDNIPSTDQRKDWFDGPSYGLPQYANVKYYDDTDFEGDYVFMRAAEMYLIEAEAKALNGDDLGARQALFDLISTRDASYTLSSNSGSALLSEIRLHRRIELWGEGFALYDMKRWGVDLERNYAGSNHTSFGFFNYPAGSVKFTFQIPLSEINANPALGSQNPF comes from the coding sequence ATGAAAAGAATTAAAATTTTATTAATCTTATCATTATCTCTATCATTGTTTTCTTGTTCTGATGATTTTTTAGGCAAGGATTCAAGAGATAATGTTTCTGGCGATCAGATTATTGATTTAGCCAATTCTTCTCCGGAAGCTGCTTTTACTATTACAAGTGGTATGGAATCTGGTAATAATATTTTTGTTAATGATTTTAATACGGCTGGTAATGGTAATATTCATGATGACTTCGGTTATATGGCTATTAACCTTGGTCTTGATTTAATGTCTAATGACATGGTTCAATATCAATCTCACTGGTTTGTTAATTATTATAATTATACTGCTAGAAATGAGATTTCTATTAGAACTGATATGGTTTGGAAATTTTATTATAAAGTAATTTATAATATGAATTCAATTTTGAAATTTTTACCAGAAAATATTAATAATGATGAATTACGTTATTTGAAGGCTAGATGTCTCGCAATGAGAGGTTTATCTTATTTTAACTTGGTAAGATTGTACGCTAATGGTGAAGTTGGTATACCAATGTATACAGAGACTGTATTAGATGCTTCAAGAGTTCCTACTTCTACAATTGTTGCTCTAATTGAAGATGATTTGACTACTGCTCATCAGTTAATCGACGGGTACAGTAGACCTACTAAAGTTAACATTGATAAGAATGTTGTTGCAGGATTTTTAGCTAGATATTATTTAGAATATGGTGATTATTCTCAAGCTGCAACTTATGCTGCTGAAGCTAGATCAGGTTATCTTCCAATGAACAATCTTTTTGATGGTTTTAATAAAATATCTAACTCTGAGTGGATGTGGGGTGCTGACATTAATACAAATACATCAACTTATTATGCTTCTTATTTTTCTCATGTAGGAAATCTTAACGCTGGTTATGCTGGATTGTTAGGTATTTACAAAAACATTGATAAGAGATTGTACGATAATATTCCAAGTACTGATCAGAGAAAAGATTGGTTTGATGGTCCGTCTTATGGATTACCTCAATATGCAAATGTTAAGTATTATGATGATACTGACTTTGAAGGAGATTATGTTTTCATGAGAGCTGCTGAAATGTATTTAATTGAAGCAGAAGCTAAAGCACTTAATGGAGATGATTTAGGGGCTAGACAAGCATTGTTTGATTTAATTTCAACAAGAGATGCTTCTTATACATTATCATCTAATTCTGGGTCTGCTTTACTTTCTGAGATTAGATTACATAGAAGAATTGAACTTTGGGGTGAAGGTTTTGCTTTGTATGATATGAAAAGATGGGGTGTTGATTTAGAAAGAAATTATGCAGGTTCAAATCATACTTCTTTCGGATTTTTCAACTATCCTGCTGGATCTGTTAAATTTACTTTCCAAATTCCATTAAGTGAGATTAATGCTAATCCTGCTTTAGGTAGCCAAAATCCTTTTTAA